The region GAGGTTTTGGATTTCCCTGTTTTAATATAACGGAAAGATCATAATATTTTAATTTTTTCAATTCAAGATGTTCTGCTTGCTTTTCTCGCAACTTAGCTACTACAGGAACGATATATCTTTTGATGGCCTCTCTAAGCTTTTCAACCATCTTTTCGTTATAATCTGAGCGAGTAAGTCTATCGTAACCAAGTTGTGTAAAGCTTACATAACCAAGTTTTCTGGCTATCTCAGTTCTCAATCTAACAAGCCTGTCGTATATTTGATCAGACTTCTCTTCGTTTGCTGAAAAAAATGAATATAATGCTTCTGCGGCCTCTTTTCTTTCATTACGTTCTTTTGAAATCATTAACGCCCTCAATTGTGGTATTGTCATCTTCTTTCCTTTGAAGCTGATTTGGGCGGATGAAACAAGCTGTGCATACTGAGTTGAAAGTTTGTTTTCTTCGACAAGGTCATCGAGAATTTCGGGTTTGAAAGTTTTTACAGTTAGAGACGCGATATTGAATAATTGTTTTCCGTAGATTTTTTCGAGATCATCTCTAAAATTAGAATCAAGTAGGGTTCTATAAAACAGAGTTGTCAACCCCTCAACAACAGGTGTTGCCGTGTCAAAAAAGTCTTTTTCGGCTTTGTAGAATTCATCATTTGTGTTCATGCAGTAACGTATCATGCAGATTGAAGAAGCTGTTGAAAAATCTTCTCTCATTTTGTTCAACTGCTTAACAATAAGATCAGCTTCCTGAAAAGTCTTTGCTTTTCTCAAATCTGCAACAGTTTTTTCGAAATCAACTTTGAACTGTTCCAAATCAGGCCTTTTGTAAACAAACTCCGAGAATCTCACAACCACACCCCCTGTTCACATTGTCAATATCAGTTTATCATTATCTTTACCTTATGTCATCATCAGTTCGTCTATAATCATAACAGTAAGTATCAAAAAACATTTTGAATGATATCATTATTCTAACTATAATGTTTTCGCAAAAACAGGAGGATGAAAGATGCTGAGAACCCATACATGCGGTGAATTAACTATCAAAGATGTGGGTAAGAAAGTCATTCTTGCAGGGTGGATCGACAGAATTAGAGATCTTGGTGGAGTGAAGTTTTTAATGCTGAGAGACAGATACGGTCAAACCCAGATTATTCTTTCCCAAAATTGTCAGATAAACCTGCGTAGGGAATCTGTCGTGCAAATCGAGGGTGTAGTCCAAAAAAGGCCTGAAGAAACTATAAACAAGGACCTTTTGACAGGAGAGATAGAAGTTTTTGCAGAAAAAGTAAATGTTTTTTCATCACCCGAAAAAGATCTGCCTTTTTACCCGGGAGAAACAAAATTACCAGCCGAAGAAATTAGACTGAAATACCGCTACATTGACCTTCGGAGGAAAGAAGTTTCAGACAGAATAATTACAAGACACAAAGTTACCCAATGCATCAGAAATTATTTAAGCAAGAATGGTTTCATCGAAGTGGAAACTCCGTTCTTGACGAAGAGTACCCCGGAAGGCGCGCGAGATTTTTTAGTACCTTCTCGACTGAAACCAGGTACTTTCTACGCACTCCCTCAATCACCTCAACTTTTTAAGCAACTGCTTATGATCGGTGGCATAGACAGATACTTTCAAGTGGTTCGGTGTTTCAGAGACGAAGACCTGAGGGCAGATAGGCAACCAGAATTTACTCAAATAGATATAGAGATGTCTTTTAATACTATGGATGATGTCCTGGAGATAACAGAAGGCATGATTAAACATCTTTTCAAAGAAGTGCTCCAGGTAGATTTGCCAGGCAAACTTGACAGACTTACTTATAACGAGTGTATGAACAAATACGGTTCAGACAAGCCGGATCGAAGAATTGGCATGGAATTTTTTGATCTTTCCAAACACTTTAAAACATGTGAATATCACGCGATAAATGCTGAGCTTTCCAGTGGCGGTGTTGTAAAGGGATTCGTTGTTCGGGATTTCGCAAATAAGATGAGCAGAAAACTTGCCGATGAACTAAACGAAATAGCAAAATCACTCGGTGGTGGTGGCATACTGTGGTTTTCATTTGATTCGCCTGAATCGATTAAAGGTGCTGGGGCAAAATATTTGCAGAAAAACTACAATTCAGTTGCAAAAGAGCTTTCAATAAACTATAATGATGTTTGTGTACTTTCGGCAGGTAAAATTGACATAGTTAACACAGTGCTTGGTGAAGTAAGAAAAATTCTGGGTGAGAGGTATTTCTCTGATCTGCGGAAAGGATTTGATATTTTTTGGGTTACGGACTTTCCAATGTTTGAATATAGTGAAGAAGAAAATAGATTCGTTGCTCAACATCATCCATTCACTATGCCAAACCTTGATGATCTAAAAAAGTACAAAAACAGCGATCTTTCAAAGATCCGAGCTCAATCTTACGACATCGTAATAAATGGGTTCGAAGTGGGCTCAGGCAGTATAAGAATTCACGATGCTGAACTCCAGAGAGAGATTTTCAAATTGATGCGGCTTACCGAAGAGGAAGTAAAATTGAAATTCGGTTTTCTTTTAGAAGCGTTTCAATATGGTGCACCACCACATGGAGGTATAGCGCTTGGACTGGATCGATTAACTGCTATAATTTGCGGTGTACCTACAATAAGGGAGGTTATAGCTTTTCCAAAAACATCGAGTGGTATTTGTCCACTGACAGGTGCACCAGATGTTGTAAATCAGAAACAACTTGATGAACTAAAAATAATTCTGGGGGGCGATCACTGTGAATGATATCAAAGTGAAATTTGAACAGCAGCAGATGAAGTTAATCTGTAAGATTGATGGTGATTTTGACGCATATCATTCTGCAGATATAAAAAAAATGATAAAGGAACAGATAGAAACATCAAACCACAGAAAATTAGTAATTGATATGTCTGATGTACCTTATATCGACAGCGCAGGACTTGGAACTATGGTCGCCATCTTGAAAGATGCGAGAAATTATGGAAAAGAAGTAATTCTTACTTCGATGAGGCAGAATGTGAAGCGCATTTTTGAAATGACGAGGCTCGACAAGGTTTTTCAGATTGTTGACACACCGGAGGAGGCATGAATTGAACCGCTTTTTAATAGCTATCGACGGACCTGCTGGTTCTGGGAAATCTTCAGTTGCAAAACTTGTTGCACAGAAAATGAATATGAATTACCTTGATACAGGAGCCATGTACAGAGCCGTGGCACTTTATTTGCATTCGAAGGGCCTTTCGGCAAAAGACGATCTAAAAAAACATCTGGCAGAGATAGATATTGAATATATCGACGGAGAACTCTATTTAAATAAAAAGAAGGTTTCAGATGAAATAAGATCATCAGAAGCAGGAAAATTAGCATCAGATTTTGCAACAATACCTGCAGTTCGAGAGCGATTAACTCAGATACAAAGACATATATGCCAAAATGGAAAATTTGTGGTAGAAGGAAGGGATATTGGAACAGTTGTTTTACCCGAAGCAGATGTAAAGATTTTCCTCACAGCTTCTTTCAAAGAACGTGTGAGGAGAAGGTTCGAAGAATTGAAAGCAAAAAATATGAACCTTACGATGGAAGATATTGCAGATCAAATA is a window of Pseudothermotoga elfii DSM 9442 = NBRC 107921 DNA encoding:
- a CDS encoding M3 family oligoendopeptidase; the protein is MRFSEFVYKRPDLEQFKVDFEKTVADLRKAKTFQEADLIVKQLNKMREDFSTASSICMIRYCMNTNDEFYKAEKDFFDTATPVVEGLTTLFYRTLLDSNFRDDLEKIYGKQLFNIASLTVKTFKPEILDDLVEENKLSTQYAQLVSSAQISFKGKKMTIPQLRALMISKERNERKEAAEALYSFFSANEEKSDQIYDRLVRLRTEIARKLGYVSFTQLGYDRLTRSDYNEKMVEKLREAIKRYIVPVVAKLREKQAEHLELKKLKYYDLSVILKQGNPKPQGDEDEIVRKAREMYAEMSQQTDEFFSFMLQNELMDLKARDGKYPGGFCHFVPNYRSPFIFANFNGTEHDVEVLTHEAGHAFQVFRSRNFDIPEYHWPTLEACEIHSMGMEFFAWPWMHLFYKEQAEKAKLVHLWGALNFIPYGTCVDEFQHLVYENPDMTPRERRKIWRDIEKTYMPEIDYDGNQFLENGGRWHQQMHIFENPFYYIDYVLAQICAFQFWIRSRSDFRSAFADYVKLCDVGGSLPFTELLKVSKLSSPFEDESIRTVAEEVYCWINSHA
- the aspS gene encoding aspartate--tRNA ligase, with amino-acid sequence MLRTHTCGELTIKDVGKKVILAGWIDRIRDLGGVKFLMLRDRYGQTQIILSQNCQINLRRESVVQIEGVVQKRPEETINKDLLTGEIEVFAEKVNVFSSPEKDLPFYPGETKLPAEEIRLKYRYIDLRRKEVSDRIITRHKVTQCIRNYLSKNGFIEVETPFLTKSTPEGARDFLVPSRLKPGTFYALPQSPQLFKQLLMIGGIDRYFQVVRCFRDEDLRADRQPEFTQIDIEMSFNTMDDVLEITEGMIKHLFKEVLQVDLPGKLDRLTYNECMNKYGSDKPDRRIGMEFFDLSKHFKTCEYHAINAELSSGGVVKGFVVRDFANKMSRKLADELNEIAKSLGGGGILWFSFDSPESIKGAGAKYLQKNYNSVAKELSINYNDVCVLSAGKIDIVNTVLGEVRKILGERYFSDLRKGFDIFWVTDFPMFEYSEEENRFVAQHHPFTMPNLDDLKKYKNSDLSKIRAQSYDIVINGFEVGSGSIRIHDAELQREIFKLMRLTEEEVKLKFGFLLEAFQYGAPPHGGIALGLDRLTAIICGVPTIREVIAFPKTSSGICPLTGAPDVVNQKQLDELKIILGGDHCE
- a CDS encoding STAS domain-containing protein, with protein sequence MNDIKVKFEQQQMKLICKIDGDFDAYHSADIKKMIKEQIETSNHRKLVIDMSDVPYIDSAGLGTMVAILKDARNYGKEVILTSMRQNVKRIFEMTRLDKVFQIVDTPEEA
- the cmk gene encoding (d)CMP kinase produces the protein MNRFLIAIDGPAGSGKSSVAKLVAQKMNMNYLDTGAMYRAVALYLHSKGLSAKDDLKKHLAEIDIEYIDGELYLNKKKVSDEIRSSEAGKLASDFATIPAVRERLTQIQRHICQNGKFVVEGRDIGTVVLPEADVKIFLTASFKERVRRRFEELKAKNMNLTMEDIADQIKIRDRQDSSRSIAPLKPAEDAIVIDTTSKDINEVADEICQIAFRRIKVEDNCC